The Mastomys coucha isolate ucsf_1 unplaced genomic scaffold, UCSF_Mcou_1 pScaffold3, whole genome shotgun sequence DNA window CACAAGATTCCCTTTAAGCTCCTACCAGAGTGTTTGGGAGCCTTGTTCAGGGGGCCTGGGCCAGAGGCTCCAGGACACACCTTGcgtgtctcccccacccccacaggaaTGCCGCAGCTGTGCAGGATGGCTCCCAGTATTCTGTGCTGCTCATCATCACTGATGGAGTCATCTCGGACATGGCACAGACCAAGGAGGCGATTGTCAATGTGAGTGGAGATCAGTTCGCTTGtgttcgctctctctctctctctctctctctctctctctctctctctctctctctcacacacacacacacacacacacacacacactctctctctctctctttcacacacacacacacacactctctctctctctctctttcacacacacacacactctctcacacacatgtacactctctttcacacacacacattctctctctcacatacacatatactatcagatacacacactctcacacacacactctcacacacactctcacacacacattctctctcacacacacactctctctctcacacacacattctctctcacacacactctctctctcatacacacacattctctctctcacacacacactctctctcacacacacacattctctctcacacacactctctctctcatacacacacattctctctcacacatacacacactctctcacactcatgtactctctcacacacacatactctctctcacacacacacacattctctctcacacacacattctctcacacacatactctctctcacacacacacattctgtctcacacatacacatatactatcacatacacacactcacactcatgcactctcacacacacacatacacacactctcacacacacattctctctcacacacacactctctctcacacacacacattctctctcacacatacacatatactatcacatacacacactctctctcacactcatgcactctctcacacacacacatacacacactctttctcacacacacacattctctctcacacacacatacacactctctctcacacacacacatacacatactctctctcacacacacacactctctcacacacatacattctctctcacacacattctctctcacacacacatatacactctctctctcacacacacacacatgcacactctctcACACGATTTGGGGGGCACTAAAGCATCTTGTCCCACCCCTAAGAGAACCTGGGGGTGCTTCCTTTAAAGAAACGCTAGAGTGGCTTCTTTTCCTGTTCCCCAAAATGTTTCCCTCAAGGGGAACCTCTCCCTGAACCCCCTCATTCATCTGGTTACTCCACAGAGACTGGCAGGACATGGAGAGAGTACTAGACAGGGGTGTGAGAAATAGAAGACACGCTGGGCCCGTGAGAGCTCAAACCTGAGCCACACAGATGGCTGTGTTCATTGGGGAGTCCGTGACCCCCTCAGCCACCCACCCTAGGCCCCAGCTTGCCTGTCATGTACAGGAGACGGCAGAGTCTCGGCATGAGGAGAGTTTCCTTACCTAAGCTTGACCCATGGATTCCCTATAAAAGAGGCCCCAGCCACAGCTGCTTTAGCCCCTCATGGTGGAACCCCCGCACCTGAGGGAAGAGGTGGCtttacagaggcaggcagacctagCCTcttttccccccctcccccccacctacCAGCAACTTATCTTCTTTTGATCTGTGTCCTTTCCCTATCCTGTCCCTTGGGGTTTCTTAGGGTCCCGTAACCTCCATTCTCCATCCCTTTGCCCTGCCCTGTCCCTCACATAGGTCTTTGTCCCTCCCTTGTCTTTCCCAGGCTGCCAAACTCCCCATGTCAATCATCATCGTTGGCGTGGGCCAGGCCGAGTTCGATGGTGAGTCTAGCATCCCCTTCCCAGCTGTCCTCTCCTACAGAACCCCCATGGCATCCCGTCCCCACCCGCAGGAGCTCATGCCCGGGCATGCATGCTGTCTGGGTGGACTTGTGTGCCCTGAGAGGGTGTGTCAGTACCCATGCAGGTCTTGGCATCATCCTGACACTGGGCTCCTCATCCCAGACAAGGAGCAGGGCCTTAGCTGCATGTTGGTGTCTGCCTCCACCTGTTTCTAGGGTCAGGGCAAGAGCTTTGGGCTGGCCTGGGATTGGAGGGCAAGCCCTGCCAGATAAACATGTCCTCCATCACACGCACACATCCCTTGTCCCTACAGCCATGGTGGAACTGGATGGTGATGACGTGCGGATCTCCTCCAGGGGGAAGCTGGCTGAGAGGGACATCGTTCAGGTGAGACAGGCCCCGCCCTTCTGCAGTGCCTCAAATAGGAAGGCCCTGTAGCCAGGCCAATGTCAGAACACCTTGACAGGCATCCTGAGGACAGACACTGGAATCCCTTCCTGGGCCAGTCTTCTCATGAAGCCACACCCCTTCCTGCCCTGTATGAAGGTCCCTTCTAACCTGAATGATGCCCCCACAGAATCCAGAGCCCTACCCCAGGGAGTCTGTGCCACATGGCCTCCCAGTGGCATGGAGACCCCTCGTAGGTGGAGGTGGTACCCTTAATCctaggaggaagacaggaaggaaccagaggtTGGCAGCATTGAGAGGAAGGTGGGTCAGGTATGAGTTTAGAGAAGGGAGTTCTGGGAGACCGAGAGGGTCCCCCTGGAGAGGGGTGgtaaagggaaagggagaagagagagagatctgcctagcctttcccagcatcccttgaGCCTCTGTTCTCCTTGCTAGAGTCTCAGGTGAAGGGCTCGGGTCAGTGTTAGGCCTCCCATGGAGTAGAGATGAGGGACTCAGCACAGAGACATGGACCATCCCTAGGGAAACTCACAAAGTGGAGGGTCGGATAGAGTGGGCTCTCTGAGAGGGGACCCAAGCGCCCCATCTTGACCCCCGTCTTCCTGCCTCTCAGTTTGTGCCCTTCAGGGACTACGTGGACCGCACCGGCAACCACGTACTGAGCATGGCCCGCCTGGCCCGGGATGTGCTGGCTGAGATCCCTGACCAGCTGGTGTCCTACATGAAAGCACAGGGCATCCGTCCACGCCCCCCACCCGCTGCACCGGCTCAGTCGCCCCCGCAGTCCCCAGCCCACTCACCTCCTGGGTCCCCCCTGCACACGAATATCTGAAActgacaggaccaagggcctggaGGGTAGGCTGAGGCCCCACTCTCCTCATGGTCGACTTCCCAGACTCTACTCGGAGGGCCGGCGGGAGATGGGGATATCCAGGGCTTCATTCCCCACTTCCTGGACTCAACTTCACACCTAATTCCAGGGAACTGTGGTATTGAAGATGGGGGTACACAAGATTCTGGGGCTGAGTGGACTCCCCTGGTCCATGCCAGACAACCCCAAGACTCCCCCTATTCTTGCAGCCCAGCTGGGCCTCCTCCAGTTCCTGTCCCCTCCTGCCCTAGTGTTTAGTGTCCCCAGTCCCATGAGATCCCCCCTGTCCTGTTTCCAGAGAACCCCAGGCTGGTGGGCTACCAAGGATGCATGTGACCCTCTTAGGGACATCATAGGTGAGCAGATAGAGTGCCCTTCCCTGATCCTCAAAGGCTCAGCGGTAtgctagaatgttctagaatggtCACTGGAGCTATCCCAGGTAGCTTGTATCACTGATATGTCTCCTGCTCAACCTGGGGGCCACTCACCCGCAGGGTACGAGGTTAGCCCCTGCACTCCAACTtgctcctgctctctgcccttcagCGGTTATGGGACAAGAGCCAGGggcacccccccccccgagtGCCAACCTGTCCCCACCCACATCTAGCAGGAACCCATCAAGCACACCCTctgctctctgggcctcagtgtcCACACCTCCGTGAGGACAGGATTGGTCAGGTGGTCCAGCGTTTCCCGAGCCATCCTGAGGGTACATCCATTCCACACACAGCTTCCTCACACCCTCCTCACGACCTCCATTCACACCCAGGCCACCTAGACTCTGAGATCACCCTGTCGCATCCTGTCACCCCATGCCCCAGCCCTTCAAAGCTCCTGCCCCCGCAGTGGGAAGGTGGCAAAGGGCTTTTCACCTAAGGTCACCCCAATGGCCACCGTCCTTTGTCCACTGGGAGCAGGTCTTGCATGTGTCCCTTAATGCCGCATGGGGTCCCCGCCTGGCATCTCCCATCCGACCTGCCTCTGTCATgcatggtgatggtgatgtttTTACTGTCTGGTCCTGTGCCTGTCTGAGACTGTCTCTGTGGAACTTGCCTTAAACTGAAGTAAACCAGTTCTTTTAGTAGACAGACCCCCTTCTTCGAAAACAACTCGGCCGCTTGCCCAGCGTCTCTCTGCTGCCTCGGTCCTTCCGTTCAGCCATGTGCCTGTCAGACTCTGTGAGAGGCATGGGAGTGCGTGGCAGGGGTTGAAACTTACTCTCCACAAACATCATATGTAAGCAGAGCCTGTAAGCCAtcggggggtggaggggggactGTGGAGGAGGCATGCTTGCCTAGAGCCCCTTCCCCAGTCCTCAAAGGCTCAGTGGTATGCTAGGATGTTCTAGATGTGGATCCCTAGCCTCACTAAAGCTGTCACCAGTAGCTTGTGACATCGAGATGTCCCCTGCTCAACTCAGAGGGCACTCACCTGCCGGGCGCATGGCCAGAGCCTGGATGCCAACATGAGAGACAGCaagcatacagacagacactcagGTCTGTAGCCTGGCTTCCGACAGTGGTGAGAGTCAGGAGcacggggagagagagaatgagggcaGACTCCAGTAGGGAGAGGTTTAAGACGTGCCAGGCGATTGAGGGAGTCCCAGAGGAATGAGCAGGGAGCCATGCTGATGCCAGGGTGGAGAGAACTCTCTGGTAGTTTGGGATAAGTAGGGACCAGGTAAGAGCCTGGTGTGTTTGACGGGAGGCAAGCACACGGGTGTGATGGGAGCAAACCCGAGGAAGAGAATGCAGGCAATGGGGTCAGGGCGGGGGCCAGAATGCACAGGGCCTCGTGGTTCACAGCAAGGCCTCTGACGTTAGCTCTAGAGGTGTGTAGCCACTGAGGAAGTGAGAGAGATGAGCACAGGACCTGAACCGCCCCCCTAAGGTGTGGATCGCTATCCACGGTCAGTCACAGTTTCTTCAACTCTCAACAAACATCTAAGAATCCGTTCCAGGCCTGCGCAGGGGTCAGAGGCACTTGGCTCAGTCCCCAGTGTCTCCCTCTGGGCTAAATCTGCCACCACAAGGTAGCAGTGCCAGCTAGCTGGAAGGACTGGGAGTGGCGGCACTAAGGGACACTCTGGACCATCCCGGATGACTCCTCCCCCCTGGGGGTGTGGCCAGCATAGTGTCAGGTAGGGTATCTGTGTGCACAGATGATAACATTGGCAGGCTCTGTAAGTGGACCAAGCAGGGCTCATGTGACTTCAGGGATATGGTTAGCATCTTCCGTGGTCCCTCTCCACAGGACAGGGCCATCACCAACGCGGATCATGGGAACAAGGACATGTGCGCATGCGCACATCACAAACTGCGTTCGCTGTCCAATCAGCCCCTTAGGCAGCCATTCTGAGGCTGTACCCGAGAGGAATTCGGTACTAATTACCCTCCAGCTCGGGGCTTGTTTACTTCTGATGACTTCATGGTAAATTAGAGCTGACTCACAGCTGTCTCTATAATCAGGTACCCTGCGACTCCCATGACGCCCGTGAGTGGGAACGGGGTGGGGTCGTGGCTTGAGAGAAGGGAAGTTCCCATAACCAGCGGCCTATTTTCCATCTCCTTGGGCGCCATGGGAAAGTATAGGGAGGAGATGGGTACCCAGCAGGGGAATCCAGACAGCGAGCCGCTGCCCCTGAGGTATGTCGGGAACAGACATCAAAAGTACCTTCACTTTGACACTGGCTTTTCCGCTGGGTTCTCCCCCAAGGTGTGTTCTGCAGAACTCTTGCCTGAC harbors:
- the Cpne5 gene encoding copine-5 isoform X4 yields the protein MKKKKYVNSGTVTLLSFAVESESTFLDYIKGGTQINFTVAIDFTASNGNPSQSTSLHYMSPYQLNAYALALTAVGEIIQHYDSDKMFPALGFGAKLPPDGRVSHEFPLNGNQENPSCCGIDGILEAYHSSLRTVQLYGPTNFAPVVTHVARNAAAVQDGSQYSVLLIITDGVISDMAQTKEAIVNAAKLPMSIIIVGVGQAEFDAMVELDGDDVRISSRGKLAERDIVQFVPFRDYVDRTGNHVLSMARLARDVLAEIPDQLVSYMKAQGIRPRPPPAAPAQSPPQSPAHSPPGSPLHTNI